GTCGGCGTATTCGAGCGCGCCGTTTCGGGCGGTCTTGAAGAGCTCGGGCCGGCCCAGCCAGGTAAAGAATTCCCGGTAGAGGGTTCGCAGGGCGGCGTTCCGGTACATTTTTTTTACCGAAGCCCTGATTCGGTCCCGTTCCTTGGCCTTGACCTCATGGCGATATTCGACCCAGAGGCGGTGTTCGACCATCTCGGCCGCCCACCGCAAACGCTCCGTCACGGGCCTGCCGCGCCGCTGCCGGAAGGCCTCGGCGATGACCCCGGCCGGAACCAGCCGACCGCCGATCTCCACATCGACAGGGGAAAAACGCGCCTGTTCCACCTGCGCGCCATAGGCCTCCACCTGATGGAGAAAGGCCAGGGAGGCCTTCGCCTCGATTCTGCGCCCCATCCCTTGATCCCGGGTTTCATGCAGCAGGGCCGACTGTTCGATGAAGGTCTGGAAAGGGTATTTACCCTCCACGAGTTCCCTGGCCAGCTCCTCCATCCCCAATTCGCCGATCTGCTCCTCCCCGAGTTCCGGAAGGACATTGGAGATAAAATCGGCAAAAACCTTGTTCGGCGAAAGGATCAGGATGTCCTGAGAAGTCAGGCGATCCCGATGCCGGTAGAGCAAGAAGGCGATCCTGTGCAGGGCGATCGACGTCTTGCCCGATCCTGCGACGCCCTGGATGATGAGGACCTTGGCCGCCTCGTTGCGGATGATGGCGTTCTGGTCCCGCTGGATCGTGGCGACGATGGTCTTCATCCGCTCGTCGGAGTTCCGGCTGAGCTCTTCCTGGAGAACGTCGTCGAGGATGCTGATCCCGCTCTCCAGCATGAAGAACATCCGGCCCTCGCGGATCCGGAACTGGCGCTTCAGGAGTATCTCCCCGACGACGGGGCCCGCCGGCGATTCGTAGCGCGCCGCGCCCGTTTCATAGTCGTAGAACATCGTCGCAATGGGCGCGCGCCAGTCAAAAATCAGGTGCTCCCCCGCCTTTTCATCCGAGAAGGCGTGGAGGCCCACATAAACCGGCGTCGGCGGCGTCTGGTCCCCTTCGCACCGGAAATCGAAACGTCCGAAATAGGGCGACGGGAGGAGCTTGCCCAGGCGGTTGCGGGCCGCCTGCGCCATCTCGCCGCTGAGGACCATCTGGTGCGCCGATTGCCGCGCCGAGACCTTCTCGACGTGATCCATGTCCGCCTTGTGCTCCCACAAATAGGCCTTTTGTTCCTGAATCTCCTGAGCGTAGCGCCTTACCCGTCCGCCGAGCTCCTCCAGCGCGTCGGCGAGTTTCCGCTTCACCGATTCAAGATAGGCCTTTTCCGCTGATTCCGACGGGTTGATCATTCTCATCTCTTCTCCGCCAACGTCTGGCAACGGAGGCAAAAAAGCGTCTCGGGCCTTGCCCGGAGCCGCCGGTATCCGATCGGCTCGTCGCACCGGCGGCAACAGCCGTACGTGCCTGCGGCCGCCGCGGCCAGGGCCGCGACGATCTGGTGGATGCGCTGTTCCTGGGCGGCCGCACCGGCCTGGGCCATTTGCTGCTGCTGAATGGCGTCCACCCGGGAGATCCTCCCGATAGGAAGTCCTAAATCCACAGGCTTTCCGCTGTTCCTCGAACCCTGGAGGGCCTCGGCGAGTTCCGACCGCAGCCCCTCCAAGAGGCCCGTCAGCTCTTGAATCTGTTCAGGGGTGAGTTCATCCACGGCTTGTCCTCCTTTCTCAGAATGACCACACGGTCGCCGTCATCGAAGATCCTGCTAAATCCGAAGGCGCGGCACAGAAAATCGAAGGTCCGGGCATGATAAAAGGACACGTGCGTCGGATCCCGCGCGTAGTGCCATTGGGAAAAGTGCGCCAGATCCTTCCACTGCTGGGTCATGACGATCAGCAATCCCTTTTCCCGAAGCAAGGCCCGGATCTTCCGGATTTCCCTGCCCGGGTGAAAAAAGTGTTCAAACGCCTCAGTCGAAAAGACGAAATCGAAGGTTTTCTGCAAGGGATGATCGACAAAAAAAGGGTCGTAGTCCTCGCAGCCGATCCCCTCGCGGCGCAGCAACGCCGAGAGGGTGGGAACCGGGCCGCAGCCGTAATCCAAGCCCGTCATGCCTGCGGTCAGGAATGCGAGCGCCGGATCGATGGCGCGGCGGAGAAAGCTCACGTATCCCTGATGCTCGATGCCGTTTTGGTGGGTGAGGTAGCGCGACCTTTCCTCCTGCCGGCCGGGGAAATGCACCGCGCTTACGCCGATCAGGCCACAGCGGTCGCACAGGAAGTAGCGTCTCTCGTCCAATCCGCCGACGGGCTGCAAGCCCTCTCGGGATTGACACAATCGGCAGATCACGCGTTCAGTCTCCATGTTCCGTCGTTCGCCGGTGCCGGCCGGGACATCTCTTCGGCAATCACGGCATCGCTGATCGCCTTGCCGCCGGAAAGGGATCACGGTGCGCAGAAAACCGTTTTCCCGATCGGTCATTGAGATCAGGCGGGCCTCCGTTGCCTCGCAGAGCATGCAGGGCTGACAACAGGCCACAGGTTCGTTCATCATCTCGTG
This DNA window, taken from Syntrophobacterales bacterium, encodes the following:
- a CDS encoding AAA family ATPase, with the protein product MRMINPSESAEKAYLESVKRKLADALEELGGRVRRYAQEIQEQKAYLWEHKADMDHVEKVSARQSAHQMVLSGEMAQAARNRLGKLLPSPYFGRFDFRCEGDQTPPTPVYVGLHAFSDEKAGEHLIFDWRAPIATMFYDYETGAARYESPAGPVVGEILLKRQFRIREGRMFFMLESGISILDDVLQEELSRNSDERMKTIVATIQRDQNAIIRNEAAKVLIIQGVAGSGKTSIALHRIAFLLYRHRDRLTSQDILILSPNKVFADFISNVLPELGEEQIGELGMEELARELVEGKYPFQTFIEQSALLHETRDQGMGRRIEAKASLAFLHQVEAYGAQVEQARFSPVDVEIGGRLVPAGVIAEAFRQRRGRPVTERLRWAAEMVEHRLWVEYRHEVKAKERDRIRASVKKMYRNAALRTLYREFFTWLGRPELFKTARNGALEYADVFPLIYLKLLLDGEPVRRRQVKHLLIDEMQDYTPVQYAVIARLFPCEKTILGDVNQSVNPFSASSAETISQVFRQAEVVKLCKSYRSSYEITQFAQGISPNADLVPVERHGEAPLVLAFQNLQSERDYIGQAIAGFAERSYRTLGIICKTDRQAEQLHRDLQATTPGVHRLTAGSTTFRQGAVICTAHLAKGLEFDQVLVPQATADHYATALDRNLLYVACTRAMHRLIVTHADQRTRFIPEHLFRRKDLPEGSMDAKGILPCQKSTEAA
- a CDS encoding class I SAM-dependent methyltransferase; this translates as MMNEPVACCQPCMLCEATEARLISMTDRENGFLRTVIPFRRQGDQRCRDCRRDVPAGTGERRNMETERVICRLCQSREGLQPVGGLDERRYFLCDRCGLIGVSAVHFPGRQEERSRYLTHQNGIEHQGYVSFLRRAIDPALAFLTAGMTGLDYGCGPVPTLSALLRREGIGCEDYDPFFVDHPLQKTFDFVFSTEAFEHFFHPGREIRKIRALLREKGLLIVMTQQWKDLAHFSQWHYARDPTHVSFYHARTFDFLCRAFGFSRIFDDGDRVVILRKEDKPWMNSPLNRFKS
- a CDS encoding TraR/DksA C4-type zinc finger protein, translating into MDELTPEQIQELTGLLEGLRSELAEALQGSRNSGKPVDLGLPIGRISRVDAIQQQQMAQAGAAAQEQRIHQIVAALAAAAAGTYGCCRRCDEPIGYRRLRARPETLFCLRCQTLAEKR